From one Basilea psittacipulmonis DSM 24701 genomic stretch:
- the ptsP gene encoding phosphoenolpyruvate--protein phosphotransferase, which produces MQDSKTTKYCSVLALYGKGVVRGFAIGQAMVIGGAKVDIAHYRIPEEEIEKECQRLEYACLQVHRELQDILKQLPQDAPKEIAPLLTVHSLLLQDPMLLDETKAIIKERQYNAEWALKTQETLIAEKFSQMSDEYLSERISDIQQVVHRVILFLTNKSSTINPELFDEIRHPILVARDISPADMIRLKDHDFSAFLTALGGATSHTAIVARSMNIPAVVGMGEVQSLISDRDVLIVDGQKGLVIVNPTEEILALYRHKKEAYDLQRRGLMAQKGAAITLDHQPIHLYANIEEPKEVDFAIEMGAEGIGLFRTEFLFMGRSELPSEDEQFEAYRYVLERMGPERSVTIRTLDLGQDKNLDKSVSDDSDANALGMRAIRYCLARPEMFTKQLRALYRASVYGNLRVMFPMISHITEVHAIVALLKEVRVRLQDEGVAFKKFQIGAMVEVPAIALAINSFLKQLDFGSIGTNDLIQYTMAIDRCDSQLASLYDPLHPGVLKLMWQTILAGERFSKPISVCGEMAGDPKYTKLLLGMGLKHFSMHANSFPEVRAIIQQSHTQHIRDIISNPLHDGEFIDLVQLGIA; this is translated from the coding sequence ATGCAAGATTCCAAAACCACGAAATACTGCAGTGTGTTGGCACTATATGGTAAGGGTGTCGTTCGTGGTTTTGCGATTGGACAAGCGATGGTTATTGGGGGTGCAAAAGTTGATATTGCACACTACCGTATTCCAGAAGAAGAGATTGAAAAAGAATGCCAACGTCTCGAATATGCTTGTTTGCAGGTTCATCGTGAACTGCAAGATATTTTAAAACAACTGCCTCAAGATGCCCCCAAAGAAATTGCTCCGTTATTGACCGTACATAGCTTGTTATTACAAGATCCGATGCTTTTGGACGAAACCAAAGCCATCATCAAAGAACGTCAATACAATGCAGAGTGGGCCTTAAAAACGCAAGAAACCTTGATTGCTGAGAAATTTTCTCAGATGTCTGATGAGTATTTAAGTGAGCGTATTAGCGATATTCAACAGGTGGTTCATCGCGTTATTTTATTTTTGACCAATAAATCCTCCACGATTAATCCTGAATTGTTTGATGAAATTCGTCATCCGATTTTGGTGGCACGTGATATTTCGCCTGCCGATATGATTCGTCTAAAAGATCACGATTTTTCGGCATTTTTGACCGCTTTAGGTGGGGCTACTTCACATACAGCCATTGTGGCACGTAGCATGAATATCCCAGCAGTGGTGGGGATGGGAGAGGTGCAGTCTTTAATCAGTGATCGAGATGTCTTGATTGTTGATGGACAAAAAGGCTTAGTCATTGTCAATCCTACAGAAGAGATTTTGGCTTTATACCGCCATAAAAAAGAAGCCTATGATCTTCAAAGACGTGGCCTAATGGCTCAGAAAGGAGCTGCTATCACCTTAGATCATCAGCCCATTCACTTATATGCCAACATAGAAGAGCCTAAAGAGGTCGATTTTGCGATAGAAATGGGTGCGGAGGGGATTGGCTTATTTCGCACAGAATTTCTCTTTATGGGACGTTCTGAATTGCCTAGTGAAGATGAGCAGTTTGAAGCCTATCGTTATGTGTTAGAACGCATGGGGCCTGAACGTAGTGTAACGATTAGAACATTAGATTTAGGACAAGACAAAAACCTAGATAAAAGCGTCTCCGATGATAGTGATGCCAACGCTTTAGGTATGCGGGCGATTCGATATTGTTTAGCTCGCCCTGAGATGTTTACTAAACAGTTAAGAGCGTTATATCGTGCTTCTGTCTATGGCAATTTGCGTGTGATGTTCCCCATGATCTCGCATATTACTGAAGTTCACGCCATTGTAGCCTTATTAAAAGAAGTAAGAGTGAGGTTGCAAGATGAGGGCGTTGCGTTTAAGAAATTTCAAATTGGTGCCATGGTTGAGGTACCCGCGATTGCTTTAGCGATTAATAGTTTTTTAAAACAATTGGATTTTGGTTCGATTGGAACAAACGATTTAATTCAATATACGATGGCGATTGACCGTTGTGACAGTCAGTTAGCCAGTCTTTATGATCCGCTACATCCAGGTGTATTGAAGCTTATGTGGCAAACTATTTTAGCGGGAGAACGTTTCTCTAAGCCTATTTCCGTTTGCGGTGAGATGGCAGGTGACCCCAAATATACAAAATTATTATTAGGGATGGGGTTAAAACATTTTTCGATGCACGCCAATAGTTTTCCTGAAGTGCGAGCGATTATTCAACAATCGCATACTCAACACATCCGCGATATTATTAGCAATCCTTTGCATGATGGCGAGTTTATCGACTTAGTGCAACTTGGCATTGCTTAA
- the gdhA gene encoding NADP-specific glutamate dehydrogenase, whose translation MNSYTTVEQFLNKITARDPYQPEFLQAVKEVLTSIWPFIQANPKYQSQALLERMVEPERVIQFRVSWTDDKGQVQVNRAFRVQFNSAIGPFKGGMRFHPSVNLSILKFLGFEQIFKNALTTLPMGGGKGGSDFDPKGKSDGEVMRFCQALMAELYRHVGSDTDVPAGDIGVGAREVGYLAGMMKKLSNNAACVFTGRGLSFGGSLIRPEATGYGLVYFAQAMLKEKGMSFEGKTVAVSGSGNVAQYAIEKAMTLGAKVVTCSDSAGYVYDEQGFTPEKLAVLMRIKNEQRGRVKEYAQELGLKYVEGKRPWEVKVDIALPCATQNELELSDAKQLIQNGVILVAEGANMPTTIEATDAFLEANVLFGPGKAANAGGVATSGLEMAQSSQRLYWSAQEVDQKLQSIMLDIHENCKKYGYQEGKANINYVVGANVAGFVKVADAMLAQGVY comes from the coding sequence ATGAATAGCTATACCACTGTTGAACAGTTTCTTAATAAAATCACTGCTCGTGATCCGTACCAACCAGAATTTTTGCAAGCTGTAAAAGAAGTCTTAACGTCTATTTGGCCTTTTATTCAAGCAAATCCTAAATACCAGTCTCAGGCTTTGTTAGAGCGTATGGTAGAACCAGAACGTGTGATTCAGTTTAGAGTTTCTTGGACTGATGACAAAGGTCAAGTTCAGGTAAATCGTGCTTTCCGTGTGCAATTTAACAGTGCGATTGGTCCGTTTAAAGGCGGTATGAGATTCCATCCATCGGTGAATTTATCGATTTTGAAGTTCTTGGGTTTTGAACAGATTTTCAAAAATGCTTTGACAACCTTGCCAATGGGCGGTGGTAAAGGCGGTTCAGACTTTGATCCTAAAGGTAAGTCAGACGGTGAAGTGATGCGTTTTTGCCAAGCATTGATGGCAGAATTATATCGTCATGTGGGGTCTGATACAGATGTGCCCGCAGGTGACATCGGTGTGGGAGCTAGAGAAGTAGGCTATCTTGCAGGGATGATGAAAAAATTATCTAATAATGCTGCTTGCGTCTTTACAGGTCGTGGATTGTCTTTTGGTGGTAGTTTAATTCGTCCAGAAGCAACAGGTTATGGTCTAGTTTACTTTGCTCAAGCGATGTTAAAAGAAAAAGGCATGAGTTTTGAGGGTAAAACGGTGGCGGTCTCTGGTTCAGGTAACGTGGCTCAATACGCGATTGAAAAGGCTATGACATTGGGTGCGAAAGTGGTAACTTGCTCAGATTCGGCTGGTTACGTTTATGATGAACAAGGCTTTACGCCTGAGAAATTAGCCGTGTTGATGCGTATCAAAAACGAACAACGTGGCCGTGTGAAAGAATATGCACAGGAATTGGGCTTGAAATATGTTGAGGGTAAACGTCCTTGGGAAGTGAAAGTGGATATCGCTTTACCATGTGCCACCCAAAACGAATTAGAGTTGTCAGACGCAAAACAATTGATTCAAAACGGCGTAATCTTGGTCGCTGAGGGTGCTAATATGCCTACAACGATTGAAGCCACAGATGCTTTCCTTGAAGCTAATGTTTTGTTTGGCCCAGGTAAAGCCGCTAATGCAGGGGGCGTGGCAACTTCTGGTTTAGAAATGGCCCAAAGCTCACAACGCTTGTATTGGTCAGCTCAAGAAGTGGATCAAAAGCTTCAGTCTATCATGTTAGATATTCATGAGAACTGCAAAAAATATGGTTATCAAGAAGGTAAAGCAAATATTAATTATGTAGTCGGTGCCAACGTAGCAGGCTTTGTTAAAGTTGCTGATGCGATGTTAGCACAAGGCGTTTACTAA